A genomic segment from Pseudomonas sessilinigenes encodes:
- a CDS encoding efflux RND transporter periplasmic adaptor subunit → MRTPVRVVFTLCLVALAVFAGYHLWQYYMLTPWTRDARIRADVVIVAPDVSGWVRELKVADNQSVKAGQLLLSIDRDRFEAALEKAQAVVQTRQQQLSLREHEASRRAALGPQAISAELRENAQINAGIARGELRQAQAEAKVAELNLARSQVHAPRDGHITNLRLAEGNYVNAGQSVMALIDDSTFYVQAYFEETKLPRIKVGDPVKVWLMSAGEALQGHVESISRGITDRNATPDGQLLAEVEPTFNWVRLAQRIPVRIKLDKVPEGVNLSAGMTASVQVEEGSGK, encoded by the coding sequence ATGCGTACACCCGTACGTGTCGTGTTTACCTTGTGCCTGGTGGCGCTGGCGGTCTTCGCCGGTTATCACCTGTGGCAGTACTACATGCTTACCCCCTGGACTCGCGATGCCCGAATTCGCGCTGACGTGGTGATCGTGGCTCCGGACGTATCCGGCTGGGTCCGTGAACTCAAGGTGGCGGACAACCAGTCGGTGAAGGCCGGGCAGCTGTTGCTGAGCATCGACCGCGATCGCTTCGAGGCGGCCCTGGAAAAAGCCCAGGCGGTGGTGCAGACCCGCCAGCAGCAATTGAGCTTGCGTGAGCATGAGGCCAGTCGTCGTGCTGCCCTGGGGCCCCAGGCCATCAGTGCCGAGCTGCGGGAAAATGCCCAGATCAATGCCGGCATCGCCCGTGGCGAGCTGCGCCAGGCCCAGGCCGAAGCCAAGGTCGCTGAATTGAACCTGGCGCGCAGCCAGGTGCATGCACCCCGTGACGGGCACATCACCAACTTGCGCCTGGCCGAGGGTAATTACGTCAATGCCGGGCAGTCGGTGATGGCGCTGATCGACGACTCGACGTTCTATGTACAGGCCTACTTCGAGGAAACCAAATTGCCGCGGATCAAGGTCGGTGACCCGGTCAAGGTCTGGCTGATGAGCGCCGGGGAGGCCTTGCAGGGGCATGTCGAAAGCATCAGCCGAGGGATCACTGACCGCAACGCCACGCCTGACGGGCAACTGCTGGCCGAGGTGGAGCCGACATTCAACTGGGTACGCCTGGCCCAGCGGATTCCAGTGCGGATCAAGCTCGACAAGGTGCCCGAGGGTGTCAACCTGAGCGCCGGCATGACCGCCAGCGTCCAGGTCGAAGAGGGGAGTGGCAAGTAG
- a CDS encoding MaoC family dehydratase: MTQVTNTPYEALEVGQTAQYSKTVEERDIQLFAAMSGDHNPVHLDPEFAAATMFKERIAHGMFSGALISAAVACELPGPGTIYLGQQMSFQKPVKIGDTLTVHLEILEKLPKFRVRIATRVLNQRDELVVDGEAEILAPRKQQTVTLPTLPAITIG; the protein is encoded by the coding sequence ATGACCCAGGTGACCAACACACCTTACGAAGCCCTGGAGGTCGGCCAGACCGCCCAGTACAGCAAGACTGTCGAGGAGCGTGATATCCAGTTGTTCGCCGCCATGTCCGGCGATCACAACCCGGTACACCTGGACCCCGAGTTCGCCGCTGCGACCATGTTCAAGGAACGCATCGCCCACGGCATGTTCAGTGGCGCCCTGATCAGCGCCGCAGTCGCCTGCGAGCTGCCTGGCCCGGGCACCATCTACCTCGGCCAGCAAATGAGCTTCCAGAAGCCGGTGAAGATCGGCGACACCCTGACCGTGCACCTGGAAATCCTGGAAAAACTGCCCAAGTTTCGCGTACGCATCGCCACCCGCGTGCTCAACCAGCGCGATGAGCTGGTGGTCGACGGCGAAGCCGAGATCCTTGCCCCGCGCAAGCAGCAGACCGTGACCCTGCCCACCCTGCCGGCCATCACCATCGGCTGA
- a CDS encoding alpha/beta hydrolase, whose amino-acid sequence MTHDMFWLTTSDHQRLFVNQWLPESPLKAVILLSHGMAEHSGRYARLAQAMCSAGYGVYAPDQRGHGQSAGHGVLGHYADHGGWNKVVGDLASLNQHIGQQHPATPIVLLGHSMGSYIAQAYLLHHSASLYGAILSGSNFQPVALYRAASLIARFERWRQGGQGRSALIEWLSFGSFNKAFKPNRTAFDWLSRDPAEVDKYVNDPLCGYRCTNQLWIDLLGGLQQISKITNLAQIDPGLPLLVMGGECDPVSDGKRLKDLAGALREAGSQCLQLNIYPQARHELFNESNRDQVTQDVLAWLEQALQHRRPARSE is encoded by the coding sequence ATGACCCACGACATGTTCTGGTTGACCACGAGTGATCATCAGCGCCTCTTCGTCAACCAGTGGCTGCCAGAGAGCCCGCTAAAGGCTGTGATCCTGCTGTCCCATGGCATGGCCGAGCACAGCGGCCGCTATGCACGCCTGGCCCAGGCCATGTGTTCTGCGGGCTATGGCGTCTATGCGCCAGACCAGCGCGGCCATGGCCAGAGTGCCGGACACGGGGTCCTCGGCCACTACGCCGACCATGGCGGCTGGAACAAGGTGGTTGGCGACCTGGCCAGCCTCAACCAGCATATCGGCCAGCAGCATCCCGCCACGCCCATCGTGCTGCTGGGACACAGCATGGGCAGCTACATCGCCCAGGCCTACCTGCTGCACCACAGCGCCAGCCTGTACGGGGCGATTCTCAGCGGCTCCAACTTCCAACCCGTGGCCCTGTACCGTGCCGCTAGCCTGATCGCTCGCTTCGAACGCTGGCGCCAGGGCGGCCAAGGACGCAGTGCATTGATCGAGTGGCTGTCCTTCGGCTCCTTCAACAAGGCCTTCAAGCCCAATCGCACCGCCTTCGACTGGCTCAGCCGCGATCCGGCGGAGGTCGACAAGTACGTCAACGACCCGCTGTGCGGATATCGTTGCACCAACCAGCTATGGATCGACCTGCTGGGCGGCCTGCAACAGATCAGCAAGATCACCAACCTGGCGCAGATCGACCCGGGCCTGCCATTGCTGGTAATGGGCGGCGAATGTGATCCGGTGAGCGATGGCAAGCGTCTCAAGGATCTGGCCGGTGCTCTGCGCGAGGCCGGCAGCCAGTGCCTGCAGCTCAACATCTACCCGCAGGCACGCCATGAGCTGTTCAACGAGAGCAATCGCGACCAAGTAACCCAGGACGTACTGGCCTGGCTGGAGCAGGCACTGCAGCACCGCCGCCCAGCACGCTCTGAATAG
- the fadD2 gene encoding long-chain-fatty-acid--CoA ligase FadD2 — translation MQPDFWNDKRPAGVPNEIDLGAYKSVIEVFERSCKKFADRPAFSNMGVTLTYAELERYSAAFAGYLQSQTDLAPGDRIAVQMPNVLQYPIAVFGALRAGLIVVNTNPLYTAREMRHQFKDSGARALVYLNMFGQKVQEVQGDTDIQYLIEARMGDLMPTAKGWLVNTIVDKVKKMVPAYHLPQAISFKSALRLGRVQSLKPQAAGLDDVAVLQYTGGTTGLAKGAMLTHGNLVANMQQVRACLGQHGPDGHTQWREGQEVMVAPLPLYHIYAFTANCMCMMVTGNHNVLITNPRDIGGFIKELKNWRFSALLGLNTLFVALMEHPEFKHLDFSNLKLTNSGGTALVKATAERWQQITGCRITEGYGLTETSPVACTNPYGESSRLGTVGLPVPGTLVKVIDDQGVELALGERGELCIKGPQIMKGYWHKPEATAEVLDAEGWFKSGDIAVIDPDGFVRIVDRKKDMIIVSGFNVYPNEIEDVVMAHPKVANCAVIGVPDERSGEAVKLFVVPRETGVSLEELKAYCKENFTGYKVPKHIVLRESLPMTPVGKILRRELRDIA, via the coding sequence ATGCAACCTGATTTCTGGAATGATAAGCGCCCTGCCGGAGTCCCCAACGAGATCGACCTGGGGGCCTACAAGTCGGTGATCGAGGTGTTTGAGCGTTCCTGCAAGAAATTTGCCGATCGCCCGGCCTTCAGCAACATGGGGGTGACGCTGACGTACGCCGAGCTGGAACGCTACAGCGCGGCTTTCGCCGGCTACCTGCAGAGCCAGACCGACCTGGCTCCTGGGGATCGCATCGCGGTGCAGATGCCCAATGTCCTGCAATACCCGATCGCCGTGTTCGGTGCACTGCGTGCGGGGTTGATCGTGGTCAACACCAATCCGCTGTACACCGCGCGGGAGATGCGCCACCAGTTCAAGGACTCCGGGGCCCGGGCCCTGGTCTACCTGAACATGTTCGGGCAGAAGGTCCAGGAGGTGCAGGGCGACACCGATATCCAGTACCTGATCGAGGCCAGGATGGGCGACCTGATGCCCACCGCCAAAGGCTGGCTGGTCAACACCATAGTGGACAAGGTGAAGAAGATGGTGCCGGCCTACCACCTGCCCCAGGCCATCTCTTTCAAGAGCGCCTTGCGCCTGGGGCGTGTCCAGAGCCTCAAGCCCCAGGCCGCGGGGCTCGATGATGTGGCGGTATTGCAGTACACCGGTGGTACTACAGGCCTGGCCAAGGGCGCGATGCTGACCCATGGCAACCTGGTGGCCAATATGCAGCAGGTTCGTGCCTGCCTCGGCCAGCATGGGCCGGACGGCCACACCCAGTGGCGCGAGGGCCAGGAGGTGATGGTGGCGCCGCTGCCGCTGTACCATATCTATGCCTTCACCGCGAACTGCATGTGCATGATGGTCACCGGCAACCACAATGTGCTGATTACCAACCCGCGGGACATCGGCGGCTTCATCAAGGAACTGAAGAACTGGCGTTTCTCGGCGTTGCTGGGGCTGAACACGTTGTTCGTCGCGCTGATGGAGCATCCGGAGTTCAAGCACCTGGATTTCTCCAACCTCAAGCTGACCAACTCCGGTGGCACGGCGCTGGTCAAGGCGACGGCCGAGCGCTGGCAGCAGATCACGGGTTGCCGGATCACCGAGGGCTATGGCCTGACCGAGACTTCGCCGGTGGCTTGCACCAACCCCTATGGCGAGAGTTCACGCCTGGGGACCGTCGGCTTGCCGGTGCCTGGCACCCTCGTCAAGGTCATCGACGACCAGGGCGTGGAGCTGGCCCTGGGCGAGCGTGGCGAACTGTGCATCAAGGGCCCGCAGATCATGAAGGGGTACTGGCACAAACCCGAGGCCACGGCAGAGGTGCTCGATGCCGAGGGTTGGTTCAAGTCCGGCGACATTGCCGTCATCGATCCAGATGGTTTCGTGCGTATCGTCGATCGCAAGAAAGACATGATCATCGTCTCGGGTTTCAACGTGTATCCGAACGAGATCGAGGATGTGGTGATGGCTCACCCGAAGGTGGCCAACTGCGCGGTAATCGGAGTGCCGGACGAACGTTCCGGCGAGGCCGTGAAGCTGTTCGTGGTACCCCGTGAAACCGGGGTCAGCCTTGAGGAACTCAAGGCCTACTGCAAGGAAAACTTCACCGGCTACAAGGTGCCCAAGCACATCGTCTTGCGCGAGTCGTTACCGATGACTCCAGTGGGCAAGATCCTGCGTCGCGAGTTGCGTGATATCGCCTGA